In Kitasatospora sp. NBC_00240, the following are encoded in one genomic region:
- a CDS encoding MDR family MFS transporter has product MAERFAPAGRRVLAVCIAAGFTTLLDQSVLNTSVPALRDALHARSDQIQWVVAGFSLAFGLALVPGGRLGDVRGRRTLFITGLAVFTGFSLLSATATHPWTLVAARLLQGAGAGLVNSQMIGTIQDVFTGQQRARALGLYAVTGGLATALGPPVGGLVLAVAGAQDGWRLTFLLNVPFGLLTLFLAARFLPPPRSSTGHPDLDPVGLLLVAALTLVVMVPFVQPPGVAGAGAYLLAAGALALLFVHWQRRYARAGRHPLVHPALARSRPFALGTVVAMAQFGSSIAAGLVLIMFLQDGLGMSPMGAALVSLPAALAMGLSSALAWRVVRRFGRHTVTVGMALSAFALLAGGLIVLRAPVAVLPVALALVQFFAGIAVGLVNAPNQAAVLRHAPAEAAGVGGAILQMSQRIAAAVGVSALSGVYLRGTTAGGGSGHRTAYFYASATCAAIAAAAVVVSVFAARAAEASPLAAGEQPLPAVPLPSLPSVPLVPSQSDGRGPRDPAARVPAAGPGRPDGPAPG; this is encoded by the coding sequence GTGGCTGAGCGCTTCGCCCCGGCCGGGCGGCGGGTGCTCGCCGTCTGCATCGCGGCGGGGTTCACCACTCTGCTCGACCAGTCCGTCCTCAACACCTCCGTGCCGGCCCTACGGGACGCCCTGCACGCCCGGTCCGACCAGATCCAATGGGTGGTCGCCGGGTTCTCGCTGGCCTTCGGCCTCGCCCTGGTGCCCGGCGGGCGGCTCGGCGACGTCCGGGGGCGCCGGACGCTGTTCATCACCGGTCTCGCCGTCTTCACCGGCTTCAGCCTGCTCTCCGCCACGGCCACCCACCCGTGGACGCTGGTCGCCGCCCGGCTGCTCCAGGGCGCCGGCGCCGGCCTGGTCAACTCCCAGATGATCGGCACCATCCAGGACGTGTTCACCGGTCAGCAGCGGGCCCGCGCCCTGGGCCTCTACGCGGTGACCGGCGGGCTGGCCACCGCGCTCGGGCCGCCGGTGGGCGGGCTCGTGCTCGCCGTGGCCGGCGCGCAGGACGGCTGGCGGCTGACCTTCCTGCTGAACGTCCCGTTCGGACTGCTCACGCTCTTCCTCGCCGCCCGCTTCCTGCCGCCGCCGCGCTCCAGCACCGGGCACCCCGACCTCGACCCGGTCGGGCTGCTGCTGGTCGCGGCGCTGACCCTGGTCGTGATGGTGCCCTTCGTCCAACCACCGGGCGTGGCGGGCGCGGGCGCCTACCTGCTCGCGGCGGGCGCGCTGGCCCTCCTGTTCGTCCATTGGCAGCGCCGGTACGCCCGGGCGGGCCGGCACCCCCTGGTCCATCCGGCGCTGGCCCGTTCCCGCCCGTTCGCGCTCGGCACGGTGGTCGCGATGGCGCAGTTCGGGTCCTCGATCGCGGCCGGTCTGGTGCTGATCATGTTTTTGCAGGACGGCCTCGGGATGTCGCCGATGGGCGCGGCCCTGGTCAGCCTGCCGGCCGCGTTGGCGATGGGCCTGTCCTCCGCGCTGGCCTGGCGGGTGGTCCGGCGGTTCGGCCGGCACACCGTCACCGTCGGGATGGCGCTGTCCGCCTTCGCGCTGCTGGCCGGCGGCCTGATCGTGCTGCGGGCGCCGGTCGCCGTGCTGCCGGTGGCCCTCGCACTGGTCCAGTTCTTCGCCGGGATCGCCGTGGGGCTGGTCAACGCGCCCAACCAGGCCGCGGTGCTGCGGCACGCGCCGGCCGAGGCGGCCGGGGTCGGCGGCGCGATCCTGCAGATGTCCCAGCGGATCGCGGCGGCGGTCGGGGTCTCGGCGCTGTCCGGGGTCTACCTGCGCGGTACCACCGCCGGCGGCGGCTCCGGGCACCGCACCGCGTACTTCTACGCGAGTGCCACCTGCGCGGCGATCGCGGCGGCGGCCGTGGTGGTGTCGGTGTTCGCCGCGCGGGCGGCCGAGGCGTCCCCGCTCGCTGCCGGGGAACAGCCCTTGCCGGCCGTACCCCTGCCGTCCCTACCTTCGGTGCCGCTCGTACCGTCGCAGTCCGACGGCCGAGGGCCGCGCGACCCGGCCGCCCGGGTGCCCGCCGCCGGACCGGGGCGGCCGGACGGGCCCGCGCCGGGCTGA
- a CDS encoding DUF5685 family protein: MFGIIRPCRHGLSERLRSSWTAHLCGLCLALRDNHGQLARTATNYDGLIISVLVEAQAAKADGSWRRTAGPCPLRGMRTAEVARGEGAKLAAAVSLALAAVKMRDHVEDRDGLFARRPIAVGARAVTRRWDRQSAGSGSAVGFDTGVLLTAGARQGELERAARPGSSVLLVTEPTESATAAAFAHTAVLAGRTGNAAPLAEAGRLFGRLAHLLDAAEDQAQDAATGAWNPLTATGTDRAEAERLCRDAVHGIRLALREVELTDRSLTHALLGRETERAVERVFGRRHAHTEACTAAPTAAPTAGHAPGHPAGHPAEASQQQAPPGRNPYQQPPDHDFGPPPGGNGRPPRNLLAGCALWTLMACSCQLMCCEHNDPFDGQRQQGWCARQDCCEKAECCGDGCSCCGDGCQCCGDGCDCCGCDCGCDC; the protein is encoded by the coding sequence ATGTTCGGCATCATCAGACCCTGTCGGCACGGGCTGTCCGAGCGGCTCCGGAGCTCCTGGACGGCGCACCTGTGCGGGCTCTGCCTGGCCCTGCGGGACAACCACGGACAGCTGGCGCGGACGGCCACCAACTACGACGGCCTGATCATCTCCGTCCTGGTGGAGGCCCAGGCCGCCAAGGCGGACGGCTCCTGGCGGCGCACCGCCGGGCCCTGCCCGCTGCGCGGGATGCGGACCGCCGAGGTCGCCAGGGGCGAGGGCGCCAAGCTGGCCGCCGCGGTCTCGCTCGCGCTCGCCGCCGTGAAGATGCGCGACCACGTCGAGGACCGGGACGGCCTGTTCGCCCGCCGTCCGATAGCCGTCGGCGCCCGCGCGGTGACCCGGCGGTGGGACCGCCAGAGCGCCGGCAGCGGCTCGGCCGTCGGCTTCGACACCGGCGTGCTGCTCACCGCCGGTGCGCGCCAGGGCGAGCTGGAACGGGCGGCCCGGCCCGGCAGTTCGGTGCTGCTGGTCACCGAGCCGACCGAGAGCGCGACGGCGGCCGCCTTCGCCCACACCGCCGTCCTCGCCGGGCGTACCGGCAACGCGGCCCCGCTCGCCGAGGCCGGGCGGCTGTTCGGACGGCTGGCCCACCTGCTGGACGCCGCCGAGGACCAGGCCCAGGACGCCGCCACCGGCGCCTGGAACCCGCTGACCGCGACCGGCACCGACCGGGCGGAGGCCGAACGGCTCTGCCGCGACGCCGTCCACGGGATCCGGCTGGCGCTGCGTGAGGTGGAGCTGACCGATCGTTCGCTGACGCACGCCCTGCTCGGGCGCGAGACCGAGCGCGCGGTCGAGCGGGTCTTCGGCCGCCGGCACGCCCACACCGAGGCCTGCACCGCCGCACCCACCGCCGCACCCACCGCCGGGCACGCTCCCGGACACCCCGCCGGACACCCCGCCGAGGCCTCCCAGCAGCAGGCCCCGCCCGGCCGCAACCCCTACCAGCAGCCGCCGGACCACGACTTCGGCCCGCCCCCGGGCGGCAACGGCCGCCCGCCGCGCAACCTGCTGGCCGGCTGCGCGCTGTGGACGCTGATGGCCTGCAGCTGCCAGTTGATGTGCTGCGAGCACAACGACCCGTTCGACGGGCAGCGCCAGCAGGGCTGGTGCGCGCGGCAGGACTGCTGCGAGAAGGCCGAGTGCTGCGGGGACGGCTGCAGTTGCTGCGGCGACGGCTGCCAGTGCTGCGGGGACGGATGCGACTGCTGCGGATGCGACTGCGGGTGCGACTGCTGA
- a CDS encoding DUF4184 family protein, with product MPFTLSHPAAVLPLLGRTGARGGPLVASALVAGSTAPDLPYFADSVLHGVFGFGSVTHAWWGVPTVDVVLTALVVLVWHALLRAPLVALLPARAAAAAEALTAPVRPRRAWAGPAAVAWFTVSAAIGAGTHVGWDAFTHHDRAGVRLLPVLARSVAGVPLYQVLQYGSSALALGVLGYSLGRLLRTAGDLAVPGGVRPAPWPRSLVLGVTAGAALLGAAHRVVRRWSLLPDSPLVQLVPTTAFGAAAGAALALTGYAVLAHAVRLRPRPASRS from the coding sequence ATGCCCTTCACCCTGAGCCACCCCGCCGCCGTCCTGCCGCTGCTCGGTCGCACCGGCGCCCGCGGCGGCCCGCTGGTCGCCTCCGCCCTGGTGGCCGGCTCCACCGCGCCCGACCTGCCGTACTTCGCGGACTCGGTGCTGCACGGCGTGTTCGGGTTCGGTTCGGTCACCCATGCCTGGTGGGGCGTGCCCACCGTGGACGTCGTCCTGACCGCCCTGGTCGTCCTGGTGTGGCACGCGCTGCTGCGGGCCCCGCTGGTGGCCCTGCTGCCGGCCCGGGCGGCGGCCGCCGCCGAGGCCCTCACGGCGCCCGTCCGGCCCCGCCGGGCCTGGGCCGGACCGGCCGCCGTCGCCTGGTTCACCGTCTCGGCCGCGATCGGCGCGGGCACCCATGTCGGCTGGGACGCCTTCACCCACCACGACCGGGCCGGCGTCCGGCTGCTGCCGGTACTGGCCCGGTCGGTGGCCGGTGTTCCGCTGTACCAGGTTCTGCAGTACGGCAGTTCGGCGCTGGCGCTGGGCGTCCTCGGCTACAGCCTGGGCCGGCTGCTGCGGACCGCCGGGGACCTCGCCGTCCCCGGTGGCGTCCGGCCGGCGCCCTGGCCGCGGTCGCTGGTGCTCGGCGTCACCGCCGGCGCGGCGCTGCTCGGTGCCGCACACCGGGTGGTCCGGCGCTGGAGCCTGCTGCCGGACAGCCCCCTCGTCCAGCTGGTGCCGACCACGGCCTTCGGCGCGGCGGCGGGCGCGGCCCTCGCCCTCACCGGCTACGCGGTCCTGGCGCACGCCGTACGGCTCCGTCCCCGACCCGCGTCCCGGAGCTGA
- a CDS encoding SpoIIE family protein phosphatase: MHPQASGREAADASVDAAAAALATGSTELLGQVLGQLPVGVGLLDPDLRWQYVNAAFVLATGLAPAELVGRPLADTPQATAAHTLRLVLADGRPREAAAGGPRARYQRLELDGRPAGLIAVLLEDARPEDRSRHDLEHARARLAMLHAAAGRIGTTLDIDTTCVELADFTVPGLADLTTVEVLPPGSAERDGGTALGVPRLPRTAVACAPELRRHLDALARPGESVRHRDGSAAARSLATGRPVAANLLTDAGLAAAAADAGDLAAYRAAGIDSLLVVPLTARGRLNGVLSLARLRGSSLGFTEDDIALVEDLAGRAAVSIDNARRYAHSQDIALELQRALLAEPGNPHPNLELASRYLASGTTSVVGGDWYETVRLPFGRTLLVIGDVMGHGVEAAVDMSNYRSMLRYVAAMDLPPHRILRQLDTLISEDEAARPATCLLALADPGRGRWTFSSAGHLPPALIVAGQPTELVTVPTGPPLGTGFGGYEQATRDLLPEQVLLLYTDGLVERRGEDIDISLARLAGLRLPATGALPALLDAVLGELAPRAAEDDIALLAARVRRR, from the coding sequence GTGCACCCGCAGGCTTCGGGCCGGGAGGCCGCCGACGCCTCGGTCGACGCTGCGGCCGCCGCCCTGGCCACCGGCAGCACCGAACTGCTCGGCCAGGTGCTCGGCCAGCTCCCGGTCGGCGTCGGACTGCTCGACCCGGACCTCCGCTGGCAGTACGTCAACGCCGCGTTCGTCCTGGCCACCGGCCTGGCACCGGCGGAACTCGTGGGCCGGCCGCTCGCGGACACACCGCAGGCCACCGCCGCGCACACCCTGCGCCTGGTGCTGGCCGACGGGCGCCCCCGCGAGGCGGCGGCCGGCGGGCCACGGGCCCGCTACCAGCGTCTGGAGCTGGACGGCCGACCGGCCGGGCTGATCGCCGTCCTGCTGGAGGACGCCCGGCCCGAGGACCGCAGCCGGCACGACCTGGAGCATGCCCGCGCCCGACTGGCGATGCTGCACGCGGCCGCCGGCCGGATCGGCACCACCCTGGACATCGACACCACCTGCGTGGAGCTCGCCGACTTCACCGTGCCCGGGCTGGCCGACCTGACCACCGTCGAGGTGCTGCCGCCCGGGAGCGCGGAGCGCGACGGCGGCACCGCCCTCGGCGTGCCACGGCTGCCGCGCACCGCGGTCGCGTGCGCGCCCGAGCTCCGCCGGCACCTCGACGCACTCGCCCGGCCCGGCGAGAGCGTGCGCCACCGGGACGGCTCCGCCGCCGCCCGGAGCCTGGCCACCGGCCGGCCGGTGGCCGCGAACCTGCTCACCGACGCCGGGCTGGCGGCCGCGGCCGCCGACGCCGGCGACCTCGCGGCGTACCGGGCCGCCGGGATCGACTCCCTCCTGGTGGTCCCGCTCACCGCCCGCGGCCGGCTGAACGGCGTGCTGTCGCTGGCCCGGCTGCGCGGCTCGTCCCTGGGCTTCACCGAGGACGACATCGCGCTGGTCGAGGACCTGGCCGGCCGGGCGGCCGTCAGCATCGACAACGCCCGCCGCTACGCCCACTCGCAGGACATCGCGCTGGAGCTCCAGCGGGCGCTGCTCGCCGAGCCCGGCAACCCGCACCCCAACCTGGAGCTCGCCTCCCGCTACCTGGCCTCCGGCACCACCTCGGTGGTCGGCGGCGACTGGTACGAGACCGTCCGGCTGCCGTTCGGTCGGACCCTGCTGGTCATCGGCGACGTGATGGGTCACGGGGTCGAGGCCGCCGTCGACATGAGCAACTACCGCTCGATGCTCCGCTACGTGGCCGCGATGGACCTGCCGCCGCACCGGATCCTGCGCCAGCTGGACACCCTCATCTCCGAGGACGAGGCGGCCCGGCCCGCGACCTGCCTGCTGGCGCTCGCCGACCCGGGGCGCGGGCGCTGGACCTTCTCCAGCGCCGGCCACCTGCCGCCCGCGCTGATCGTCGCCGGGCAGCCGACCGAGCTGGTGACGGTGCCGACCGGCCCCCCGCTCGGCACCGGATTCGGCGGCTACGAGCAGGCCACCCGCGACCTGCTGCCGGAGCAGGTCCTGCTGCTCTACACGGACGGCCTGGTGGAGCGGCGCGGCGAGGACATCGACATTTCGCTGGCCAGGCTGGCCGGCCTGCGGCTGCCGGCGACGGGCGCCCTGCCGGCGCTGCTCGACGCCGTCCTGGGCGAACTGGCCCCGCGGGCCGCCGAGGACGACATCGCCCTGCTGGCCGCGCGGGTCCGGCGGCGCTGA
- a CDS encoding phosphocholine-specific phospholipase C has translation MSPIPEVSRRTLLGGAAAAAVLSALPLSVREALAAPARPGRLADIEHVVVFMQENRSFDHYFGSLPGVRGFGDRAAVRGVNGRSLFHQPDPSRKEGHLLPFPMNAAHTNAYQQGAPAFGFVDSMNAWNNGLADGSVTRRSGGWLGQGYYEPADMPFYNALASVFTTCDAYHASVQCNTNTNREHLMTGTSGGTVRDTPVTDNTEIPGGYEWTTYAERLEQAGVSWKTYQALDNFDDNALAWFAPFVKAKPGEPLYERGMRAVGDPAKSNDPFAMGDALVEAFTADIQADTLPQVSWLIAPAALSEHANYAPPNGEHLTARLLSALAAKPEVWAKTVFILNYDEHGGFFDHLLPPVPPLAAGRGKSTVPVDGEVVVRVGKGGSTYHRVVGQDGRYRVKAADGSLTWSDTLPAGESLVSGPYPMGLGVRVPMIVVSPWTRGGVVDSTVYDHTSVIRLLEKRFGVQEPNISPWRRAVTGDLTAVFDFSGRDPQWPQLPDTSGNRQKVTDTGKLPAPTVPSPQALPQQQRGTRTARPTPYNLTVKSRLKDGVLTVDFVNQGRQGAVFAVYPAPGGAPRHYTVGAKDRLSDTWTVGPEGYDLRVHGPNGALWHLRGDAAALYEASISEEQNGRVLEVDVINRTRTAQTFLVGDLGYGDGLREVRVAAGDDRTVNVAVGREGWYDVTVALRGDLTFRRRLAGRFPGDEQGVTDPAMGLAEPLTVDVSLQAASTTIDEAILLPGRPARITARFAAPATALTAVEAQLVVPAGWTFKALTPPPAALAAGAVATGEWDVTPPAVLPVGATHRILVTARALAGDRFAIADGEVGARTAPAMTGHLLDEDFESLAGVLQPLGSVLGWTAQAPQGWSVVNAPGMPQGTARLQGWTFHTKRAWSTPAGQDRGNFSRGLGVLAVADPDDWDDTGAPSGKGRFDSTLVSPAVPIPAGVGTLYLGFDSHYRQEAPQKASVTAVFDNGTEVRLLSYSSDATGNDNAGQDVQNAFVSRQIAVPAGAGSVTLKFRMYDAGNNWFWAVDHVRLDSKPVTG, from the coding sequence ATGAGTCCGATCCCCGAAGTCTCGCGCCGCACCCTGCTCGGCGGCGCGGCGGCGGCCGCCGTGCTGTCGGCCCTCCCGCTCAGCGTGCGCGAGGCACTCGCCGCGCCGGCCAGGCCCGGCCGGCTCGCGGACATCGAGCACGTCGTGGTCTTCATGCAGGAGAACCGGTCGTTCGACCACTACTTCGGCTCGCTGCCGGGCGTCCGCGGCTTCGGTGACCGGGCCGCCGTGCGCGGGGTCAACGGGCGCTCGCTCTTCCACCAGCCGGACCCGTCCCGCAAGGAGGGCCACCTGCTGCCGTTCCCGATGAACGCCGCGCACACCAACGCGTACCAGCAGGGCGCCCCCGCCTTCGGGTTCGTCGACTCGATGAACGCCTGGAACAACGGCCTGGCCGACGGATCGGTGACCCGCCGCTCGGGCGGCTGGCTCGGCCAGGGCTACTACGAGCCCGCCGACATGCCCTTCTACAACGCGCTGGCCTCGGTCTTCACCACCTGCGACGCCTACCACGCGTCGGTGCAGTGCAACACCAACACCAACCGCGAGCACCTGATGACCGGCACCAGCGGCGGCACCGTCCGCGACACGCCGGTGACCGACAACACCGAGATCCCCGGCGGCTACGAGTGGACCACCTACGCCGAGCGGCTGGAGCAGGCCGGCGTCAGCTGGAAGACCTACCAGGCGCTGGACAACTTCGACGACAACGCGCTCGCCTGGTTCGCCCCCTTCGTCAAGGCCAAGCCCGGCGAGCCGCTGTACGAGCGCGGCATGCGGGCGGTCGGAGACCCGGCGAAGAGCAATGACCCGTTCGCGATGGGCGACGCCCTGGTGGAGGCGTTCACCGCCGACATCCAGGCCGACACCCTGCCGCAGGTCTCCTGGCTGATCGCGCCCGCGGCCCTGTCCGAGCACGCCAACTACGCGCCGCCGAACGGCGAGCACCTGACCGCCCGGCTGCTGTCCGCGCTCGCCGCCAAGCCCGAGGTGTGGGCGAAGACCGTCTTCATCCTCAACTACGACGAGCACGGCGGGTTCTTCGACCACCTGCTGCCGCCCGTGCCGCCGCTCGCGGCCGGCCGGGGCAAGTCCACCGTGCCGGTCGACGGCGAGGTGGTGGTCCGGGTCGGCAAGGGCGGCAGCACCTACCACCGAGTGGTCGGCCAGGACGGCAGATACCGGGTGAAGGCCGCCGACGGCTCGCTCACCTGGTCCGACACCCTGCCGGCCGGCGAGAGCCTGGTCTCCGGCCCGTACCCGATGGGTCTGGGCGTCCGGGTGCCGATGATCGTCGTCTCGCCGTGGACCAGAGGCGGCGTGGTGGACTCCACGGTCTACGACCACACCTCGGTGATCCGGCTGCTGGAGAAGCGCTTCGGCGTCCAGGAGCCCAACATCAGCCCCTGGCGCCGCGCCGTCACCGGCGACCTCACCGCCGTCTTCGACTTCTCCGGCCGTGACCCGCAGTGGCCGCAGCTGCCCGACACCAGCGGCAACCGGCAGAAGGTCACCGACACGGGCAAGCTTCCCGCGCCGACGGTGCCCAGCCCGCAGGCCCTCCCGCAGCAGCAGCGCGGCACCCGCACCGCCCGCCCCACCCCGTACAACCTCACCGTCAAGTCGCGGCTGAAGGACGGCGTGCTGACCGTCGACTTCGTCAACCAGGGCCGCCAGGGCGCCGTCTTCGCGGTCTACCCCGCCCCCGGCGGCGCGCCCCGGCACTACACGGTCGGCGCCAAGGACCGGCTCTCCGACACCTGGACGGTCGGCCCCGAGGGCTACGACCTGCGGGTGCACGGCCCCAACGGCGCCCTCTGGCACCTGCGCGGCGACGCCGCCGCCCTGTACGAGGCCTCGATCTCGGAGGAGCAGAACGGGCGGGTGCTGGAGGTCGACGTCATCAACCGGACCCGCACCGCCCAGACCTTCCTGGTCGGCGACCTCGGCTACGGCGACGGTCTGCGCGAGGTCCGGGTCGCGGCCGGCGACGACAGGACCGTCAACGTCGCGGTGGGCCGCGAGGGCTGGTACGACGTCACCGTGGCGCTGCGCGGTGACCTCACCTTCCGCCGCCGGCTGGCCGGCCGGTTCCCCGGCGACGAGCAGGGCGTCACCGACCCGGCGATGGGCCTGGCCGAGCCGCTGACCGTGGACGTCTCGCTGCAGGCCGCGTCCACCACCATCGACGAGGCGATCCTGCTGCCCGGCCGCCCGGCCCGGATCACCGCCCGCTTCGCCGCCCCCGCGACGGCCCTCACCGCCGTCGAGGCGCAGCTGGTGGTACCGGCCGGCTGGACGTTCAAGGCGCTCACCCCGCCGCCGGCCGCCCTGGCCGCCGGCGCCGTCGCCACCGGCGAGTGGGACGTGACGCCGCCGGCCGTGCTGCCGGTCGGCGCCACGCACCGGATCCTGGTCACCGCGCGAGCCCTGGCCGGCGACCGGTTCGCGATCGCGGACGGCGAGGTGGGCGCCCGCACCGCCCCCGCCATGACGGGCCATCTGCTCGACGAGGACTTCGAGTCGCTGGCGGGCGTGCTGCAGCCGCTCGGATCCGTACTGGGCTGGACGGCGCAGGCCCCACAGGGCTGGTCGGTCGTCAACGCGCCCGGCATGCCGCAGGGCACCGCACGCCTGCAGGGCTGGACCTTCCACACCAAGCGCGCCTGGTCCACCCCGGCGGGCCAGGACCGGGGCAACTTCAGCCGCGGCCTGGGCGTCCTCGCGGTCGCCGACCCGGACGACTGGGACGACACCGGCGCGCCGTCCGGCAAGGGCCGGTTCGACTCGACCCTGGTGTCGCCCGCCGTGCCGATCCCGGCCGGCGTCGGCACGCTGTACCTCGGTTTCGACTCGCACTACCGCCAGGAGGCGCCGCAGAAGGCCTCCGTCACCGCGGTGTTCGACAACGGCACCGAGGTCCGGCTGCTCTCCTACAGCAGTGACGCCACCGGCAACGACAACGCGGGCCAGGACGTGCAGAACGCGTTCGTCTCCCGGCAGATCGCCGTCCCGGCGGGCGCCGGCTCGGTGACCCTGAAGTTCCGGATGTACGACGCGGGCAACAACTGGTTCTGGGCGGTGGACCACGTCCGTCTGGACAGCAAGCCGGTCACCGGCTGA
- the yidD gene encoding membrane protein insertion efficiency factor YidD has product MSPYDSYGAQQQSGPPRRPAPAWWWLPEQERRRRKEQRRLRQEHRRRNRKSDRDCCDGCDCLGELADPCMIALIPVMLLSALKAATGAATGRRGTRAADPAAPAPDGVLAAGMYGAVHYYRTRISPGRAPRCPYTPSCSTYAVQALHRHGAVRGARLTVGRLVRCRPGTKGGSDPVPGR; this is encoded by the coding sequence GTGTCCCCTTACGACTCGTACGGTGCGCAGCAGCAGTCGGGCCCGCCGCGCCGGCCCGCCCCGGCCTGGTGGTGGCTGCCCGAGCAGGAGCGCCGGCGGCGGAAGGAGCAGCGCCGCCTTCGGCAGGAGCACCGGAGGCGGAACAGGAAGAGCGACCGGGACTGCTGCGACGGCTGCGACTGCCTCGGCGAACTGGCCGATCCGTGCATGATCGCGCTGATCCCGGTGATGCTGCTGTCCGCGCTGAAGGCCGCCACGGGTGCGGCCACCGGCCGGCGCGGCACCCGGGCGGCGGACCCGGCGGCGCCCGCCCCGGACGGGGTGCTGGCGGCCGGGATGTACGGCGCGGTGCACTATTACCGCACCCGGATCAGCCCGGGCCGCGCCCCGCGCTGCCCGTACACGCCGTCCTGCTCCACGTACGCCGTGCAGGCGCTGCACCGGCACGGGGCGGTCCGAGGTGCCCGGCTGACGGTCGGCCGGCTGGTGCGCTGCCGCCCCGGTACGAAGGGCGGGTCGGACCCGGTGCCGGGTCGCTGA
- a CDS encoding maleylpyruvate isomerase N-terminal domain-containing protein, with product MARSKEYGMDATDGMSAVRRAYLETARTARDLLAEPAVAAAWHAPGALDLMTVGDLAGHLAGQTFLVPQVLAEPVPAAHRAPLPLLDYYAAVRWIGSAPDHPVNLRIRRAGAEAGAEGPQALAARTTATVDALRRTLPAEPPDRLVHLPRGPWTLRLDDFLVSRMMELAVHTDDLAFSVGLPTPPIPAAGLDTVIRLLTRLSVRRHGPTALLRTLARAERAPATVAAF from the coding sequence ATGGCACGGAGCAAGGAGTACGGGATGGACGCGACGGACGGCATGTCGGCGGTGCGGCGGGCCTACCTGGAGACGGCGCGGACCGCCCGGGACCTGCTCGCCGAACCCGCCGTCGCCGCCGCCTGGCACGCACCCGGCGCGCTGGACCTGATGACCGTCGGGGACCTGGCCGGCCACCTCGCCGGACAGACCTTCCTCGTCCCCCAGGTCCTCGCCGAACCCGTCCCCGCCGCCCACCGGGCCCCGCTGCCGCTGCTCGACTACTACGCCGCCGTCCGCTGGATCGGCTCCGCACCCGACCACCCCGTCAACCTCCGGATCCGCCGCGCCGGTGCCGAGGCCGGTGCCGAGGGCCCGCAGGCCCTGGCCGCCCGGACCACCGCCACGGTGGACGCGCTGCGCCGCACCCTGCCCGCCGAACCGCCCGACCGCCTGGTCCACCTGCCCCGGGGCCCGTGGACCCTTCGGCTCGACGACTTCCTGGTCAGCCGCATGATGGAACTCGCCGTCCACACCGACGACCTCGCCTTCAGTGTCGGCCTGCCCACCCCGCCGATCCCCGCCGCCGGCCTCGACACCGTGATCCGCCTCCTGACCCGGCTCTCCGTCCGCCGCCACGGCCCGACCGCCCTGCTCCGCACCCTCGCCCGGGCCGAGCGGGCCCCGGCCACGGTGGCGGCGTTCTGA